The following proteins come from a genomic window of Nicotiana tomentosiformis chromosome 12, ASM39032v3, whole genome shotgun sequence:
- the LOC104094867 gene encoding uncharacterized protein At4g13230, translating to MAHLKVVSTMSNCISTRLITVTGNVWIYRDFVSATRPSEKIDKETCQKIIEAAEAVKEGAKEVKSVGEFVKETVSSSAGNVISEMAKKTLEKATEQEEKGTWDKVKDTANDIKKKVVGK from the exons atggctCATTTGAAAGTTGTATCCACTATGTCCAAttgtatttcgactagattaatAACTGTGACTGGAAATGTATGGATTTATAGAGACTTTGTTAGTGCCACAAGACCTTCTGAAAAA ATTGATAAAGAGACTTGCCAAAAGATAATAGAAGCAGCAGAGGCAGTGAAAGAAGGGGCTAAAGAAGTGAAGAGTGTGGGTGAATTTGTTAAAGAGACAGTTTCTTCTAGTGCTGGAAAT GTAATCTCGGAGATGGCAAAGAAGACACTAGAAAAGGCAACGGAACAAGAAGAGAAAGGTACATGGGATAAAGTCAAGGACACTGCCAATGACATCAAGAAGAAAGTCGTTGGCAAATGA
- the LOC104108048 gene encoding uncharacterized protein, with protein sequence MASRYVMFMFALVLVHATARNIPQVTKPNNEVQTHDKNPNTEILSTAPTPSTGEGLNDKKNFITFGGIGSCSGIGGYGGILPTLGGADGGLGGAGGGFGGAGVKGLGGVGAAGGVGGVGGVGGLGVGGGVGGYKGVGVIIP encoded by the coding sequence ATGGCAAGTCGGTACGTAATGTTCATGTTTGCATTAGTACTAGTGCATGCAACAGCAAGAAACATTCCTCAAGTTACAAAACCTAATAACGAGGTTCAAACTCATGACAAAAATCCAAACACTGAGATTCTAAGTACTGCTCCAACACCAAGCACTGGAGAAGGCCTTAATGATAAGAAAAACTTCATCACATTTGGTGGCATAGGCAGCTGCTCGGGAATTGGTGGTTATGGTGGGATTTTGCCAACTCTTGGCGGAGCCGATGGCGGTCTTGGCGGAGCCGGTGGTGGTTTTGGCGGTGCCGGGGTTAAAGGACTTGGTGGCGTTGGCGCCGCCGGAGGCGTTGGTGGCGTTGGTGGTGTTGGTGGTCTAGGTGTTGGTGGTGGAGTTGGTGGTTATAAGGGTGTTGGAGTTATCATTCCTTAG